Sequence from the Erythrolamprus reginae isolate rEryReg1 chromosome 2, rEryReg1.hap1, whole genome shotgun sequence genome:
tttaaagcagaaggccacagcggcagaaccactacaccgtCTATTGCAGAAAGAAGTCCCATGGAGTTGGGGGAACAGTGAGAGTAAAgccttttctcaaataaaaaaccttttaacatcCAAAAGTGTAGTGGTACAATACAGTACTTCACTTCCCCTACgcctcacctgtgacgcttcaccTTATGGAGTGGGTAGTGTTTTGGCTCATGTGCTGCCTAACGGCACTGAGGCCCCTATAGCATTTTTCTCTAAAACACTGTCAAGCGCAGAACGGAACTATAGTCAACTTGACAGGGAAGCTCTGGCATTGGTAGCAGGTGTTAAAAAGTTCCATCATTATATTTTTGGTAGACATTTTGAATTGATTACAGATCATAAACCGTTATTAGGACTCCTAGCCCCAGACAAACCAACTCCACCATTCATGTCCCCACGATTGATAAGATGGGCCATTTTTTTATCTGCCTATGATTATACCTTAACTCACAGGGGAGGGACTAGTATtaaccatgcggatggccttagcagatgtCCTCTTTCTGAGTTAGTACAAGACCCTGCCCCCTCTGCGGACGTATTGCTCATTGagttagaggataaacccctgactACTGCCACGGAGGTGGCAGAACATACCAAACAAGACCCTATTCTTATGAAAGTAGTAAATTGTGTGCTACGGGGGTGGGATGCCGACTGTAATGGGCCAGATATTGtggaattcaaaaacaaaaggttggaattatcaaTTGTTAAAGGTTGTTTATTATGGGGTGACCGGGTCATCATTCCCAAAACTTTAAGACAAAAAGTGTTAAAAATGCTGCATGTAGGACATCCTGGTATTGTAAGGATGAAGGGCTTGGCAAGGGGCCATTTTTGGTGGCCAGGACTTGATTCTGAAATTGAGAGATGGGTGGCAAGGTGTGACCCCTGTCAGGAGTCTAGGCCAAGACTCCCTAAAACCACTCCAATGGATTGGGACCAACCAAAAGGGCCTTGGTCCCGAATTCACATAGATTTTGCTGGCCCCATTCAAACTAAGTATTTCCtagtagtggttgatgcattgtCTAAATGGGTTGAGATTATTGTCCTGCCAAACATTACAACATGTGCTACCATAAGAGCTctacgccatttgtttgccacacatggctgcCCAGATGTAATAGtttctgacaatgggccccaGCTGACTTCCAGGCAATTTGAAATGTTCCTGGACCAATTAGGAATCAGGCATGCGCTCATATCTCCTTTTTCCCTGTGGGCTAATGGATTGACTGAGAGGTATGTGCGTGTTGCCAAGGAGGCTTTAAGAAGGGCTGGCCCAGGGGAAGTGCAAGAGCACTTAGATGAATTCCTATTGGCTCAACATATAACCCCAAATGCCACAAGCCGTAGAAGCCCTGCTGAAATTCTTATGGGCAGGAAACTCAGGTCTACTTTAGATAGATTGCACCCCATGTTCTGTACAACTAATGTTATGCCTGTTGATTCTGAGAGACACATGTTTATTGGGCAGTGTGTATTTGCTAAGAATTTTGACAAAGGCCTTAATTGGCTCAAAGGGACTGTACTGCAACAAAAAGCTCCAAAAACTTTTGAAATATTGTTACACGATGGCCGAGtttggactaggcacatcgaccATCTGCGTAAATGCCCTGAATCCGAACTGGATAGGACTGCAGAAATTCCAACAGGAAACAACGCAACACCAGCCGAAATCGAATTGGAAATGGACTCACCACTTCGTTGCAGCTCGCCCAGCCCATCGACCTTCCCTACGACAGCCGAGAACGATGTGGTGCCCACTTGTTCTGTTCCAGAGACTGGAGCTCAGCTAGGCCCACTGGAGGTCCCAGAAGGAACCAACGATCCGACATCCTTCCCCGCCAACAGCGGAGATCCAAATGAACTGCGTAGGTCAGCCAGGACAATACAAAGACCGCAGCGATTGGCTGACTATGTCACATGGCTCTCTGTGtaattgtatggtttttttatctgaaaagggaggggtgttaaatactCTGTTTATGCCTGAGGTAACTGTTACTAGGGAAAATATGCTAATAGCcagcgcctgattggttaaggcgctgacagcttgttttgggcgggagaaaaaatagtataaatacagCCGGTTTTCCCTTGCCCAGCTGAGACGtgttccagctgattgtcacttgcaaaaAGAGCTTAAATAAAGAACCGTCTCGTAGCTGTGTCTCAAGACTCTTCAATAAATATGCATCTGTCCAAGTGGCAGCCTCAGAAGGCAAATATAGGCACGTGGTACTTAGCGATGGTCTTTACAACCCAACCACAGTGGTGGTCCATCCCCCAACTGCATCCATGTGCATTGTGGATTTAGGTGGTGAACACGGCCTACCCGATCCCATGATAGAATGTGCTGCTATGGATGGGAGTAGGCGGAGAATAATCTGGAGGAGATCCCTGATCCCTGTGGGTTTAACAATAGTGGATGCTGGCACTTGGCTCTATTGGGCTGACCAAGGTAAGCAGTCTAATGTGTGGATCAAATTCTCTGGGTTCAGCTCGTTTCCCTAGCACATGAAACAAAACTGGCCATACTCCTAGACTAGTAcatgttcttcttttttaatagtaCTTTTATTAAGAATTGTAATCACAATAACAAAAACTAATACAAACAGCAAAAAACCTTAACGAATaataaaaggtgcaaaaaagaaagggagaaatggaaaaaaataagagagttagaaaacaaatataaaaatgactTCCCGcattctatacaatttaagtaacTTTTATCCCCTTCTCTTAAAATGCAACCAATGATGCCTTCTGGCCATATCCAATATCTTATCTGTAATCAAATCCATTCGAAATCTCATAATTTCTGTCCTGTTTCAAGAAAAGTTCataaaggatgatgatgatgatgatgatgatgatgatgatgatgattaatattattattatttatattaatattattatttatattattattatattactattactattactattattaattggatttatatcctgcccctctccaGTGATATCAAAGATAACATATCTATTTCATTTTGATCAAACATCTTGTGCAATTCCTTCTTCCTATTGTATTACTTTGCTAACTAGGCTCTTTTTCCTATAGCCAAAGGTTCCGTGGAAAGCATTCGTCTAGATGGCTCCGGGCACAGAATCATTGAGGGAGGACTACATGGCCTTATGCTCTTCGCAATAGGGGATGGAATGATGTTCTGGACAACAGCAACACGCAGTCGTAAGCAAGCTTAAGCTAACGCAAACCCTATAGGACAGTGATtgcaaacttatggcacgggtgccacaggtggcacatggagccatatctgctggcacgcgagcccttgccctagctcagctccaacgtgcatgtggttGTCAGcgaactgatttttggctcacacagaggctctgggagggtgtttttagcttccagagagcctccaaggggatgggggagagcatttttaccctcccccagctccagggaagcctgcagaggacgaaacaccagcctactgggcccaccagaagtttggaaacaggccatttccggcctccagaggccctcggCGGAGGGAGCTGTTTTgacctccccaagcattgaattatgggtgtgggcactcacgtgtATGCAATAGCGCGCGCGCACAGTCTTaaggcacctgaggaaaaaaaggtttgccatcactgctataggaatTCCCAAGGAAGGGGGAAGCACTCTGTCAccgatagcagtagcacttaacgctttatggtgctttacagccctctctaagcggtttgaaGAGAcgagtatattgcccccaacaatctgagtcctcattttactcaccttggaaggatggaaaggctgaatcaactttgagcctactgagattcgaactgccaaattgcagtcagccggagTCAGGAGAaacagcttgcagtactacactctaaccacagcGCCACCATAGCTCAATCCTAATGTATTAAGCAGTTTGTCACTTGGGACATTTACTTGAGTCAGAACAATGACATGTCACAGAATCAAGGGAAACAGATATCAGGTTTTTATGTCAAGACTTACACAATGAATATTTTGTGAGTTCAGATTCAAAACCTGCCTCCAGCCATATTAATACaatacagtgacacctcgtcttacgaacccctcgtcatacgaactttttgagatacaaacctggagtttaagattttttcgcctcttcttcccaactattttcaccttatgaacccgctgctgccgctgggataccccacctctggacttctgttgccagctgaagagCCCGTTTTCGCAAtggtgggattcccttgaggctcccctccatgggaaaccccacctctggattttgcgatgctgcagggaaatcccagcaggggaatcccaccagtgcgaaaacgggcactttggctggcaacggaagtctggaggtggggtataTATTATTGGCAAGTGTTCATTTAATGTTCAGTGTTTAGTCTAGTTATTAGCCTGTTATAATGTAATGTGAtaaagatagtcctcaacttacaacagtaagTTGTAAGTTagtttagtgaccactcaaagttacgACGACATTTAAAAACTTGACTTGTGGCAGTTTTTCACACTTGTTGCAACATCCTCAtgggtcacatgattaaaattcagatcctCCTTGccaactgacttatatttatgatggttgcagtgccccagagtcatgtgatcagatgttgtgacctcctgacaagcaaagtcagtggggaagcggGGAAGTTAATAACTGCTTTACtaccttaacaactgcagtgattcacttaacaactgtggcaagaaaggtcataaaatgcggcaacaatcacttaaaaatggtCTCTCCTAttcacagaaattttgggttcaattgtggtaataagttgagaactactggtATTGTATCCCAATAGAAATTAATAGGTTCTAGCCAGTGGCAAAATTGATAATATTTGATAATAATCAAGTGTTATGTGGTATTTTGTAAATTGATAGCAATCCTCTGTGTAGCAGCAAAATGTTTTCTCAAATCTGATTACATTTTTTCCTAACAGGTGCAATAAAGGTGTGGTATAGtccacaggaaatagtagaaaacTGGTGGTTTCAAACAAAACAGAAACTTGTGGATATAAAGATCTACAGCAAACTATACCAACAAGGTAAAGTTCATTATAACTTTGAGAAGTCATAGGGcaggggggtcaaactcaaggcctgtgggccagatccaacCCACgaggcagtggaagtgatgtgccagtgcctggaagctgttggggcctggatgggtgtcaacaaactcaaactcaacctgcataagatggagtggctgcgggttttgcctcccaaggacaattccgtccataaccctggggggggattattgaccccctccgagagagttcgcaacttgggcgtcctcctcgatccacagctcacattagagaaacatcttttagctgtggcgaggggggggttgcccaggttcgcctggtgcaccagttgcggccctatttggaccgggagtcactgctcacagtcactcatgccctcatcacctcgagactcgactactgtaatgctctctacatggggctacctttgaagagtgttcggaaacttcagatcatgcagaatgcggccacaagagctatcgtggggcttcccagattcgcccacgtttctacaacactccgtggcctgtactggctgccgatcagtttccggtcacaattcaaagtgttggtcatcaactataaagcccttcatggcaccggaccagggtatctacgagaccgccttctgccgcacgaatcccagtgaccggttaggtcccacagagttggtctcctccgggtcctgtcaactaaacaatgttgtttggcgggccccagaggaagagccttctctgtggcggctccgaccctctggaatcagctccctccagagattagaactgcccccaccctccttgcctttcgtaaactccttaaaacccacctctgtcgtcaggcatggaggaactgaaacatctccccctgcctatgtagttttttatgtatgatacgactgtatgtatgttttttatatattggggtttattgctttttagcctttttaaatgtattattgttattttagattctaactattagatttgttattatatattgtttttatcattgctgtaagccgccccgagtttacggagaggggcggcatacaaatctaattaataataataataataataataataataataataataataatacttagatGTGGACCATGGGGCTgccctgaaaacagcaaaggactggcccacggtGCTTGTGGcagcgaaaatgggctcccgagttCTGTTTTCAACTGCCATGGTCTCCTGCAATGTTCTGCCAGTGAATGGCAATGCGGcccttccaagctccatttttaccGACAGAGCATTGCAGGAGGCTGGCAGTCAAAAACCTCAGGAGTCTGTTTGCACTGACACAGCACTTGGGACATCAGAGGCGCCCCgacacgagtgatgtcaagctggccatgcctgccctagccacgcccaccctggctcccccgaggtcaaacataaccctgatgcaaCCTTAATGAAATTAAGTTTGATACCGCCATCATCGTGGGATACTTGGACTACATTGCCCAATACCATTCTTTGGTACCTTTTTGGCAAAGTAAAAGTTTTAAGTTTTAGACCTACCAAAAGTGGGATGTTCTCTAAGCATCAATCCTGAACAAGGATGTAACTGCCATTGTTTGGATTGAGAGCCTCTCTCTCCCCTAGGCATATAGGCTAAGTGAGACCCTCCTGGAAAACATACTGTCTGGAAAAAGATTGACTATTTCATATATTGACTTATTCTAGGTGTTGAAATTGGTGAGGTGGTGTCAGAATATCTCCCCAAGCCAACAGCATGCCAGCCAGATTGCCAAGTAATTGCTtccttgttgttattgttagttgcaaagtcatgtccaacccaccgcaaccctccaggccttcctgtcctctaccatcccccccACAGAGACCATTGAAGCTCCTGCTATCTATGTTAGCATTCCAATTAACATCTGAACAATAAATCAGAGTCGAAACCTTGGCCTccttctgttctgcctgactggctcaggcaatgcgtaatagtccaaggaaaagaaatcaaacacacacatgctctgctaatcagcaaacttgtattaaataaacaaaaaagggttactcaaaacagttcttagtgtccaaaagcAATGATAGTGCTTCAGCCTGACAGACTGCTTCAGTGAGTCCATCCAGCCAGTTCATTCTCTGTAattcccattcttcttttgccctcaagctttctcagcattaggctcttctccagtgagtcctttcttctcattaggtagccagaatatttgagtttcatcttcaggagctggccttctaaagagcagccagGATTGATCTCCTCCAAGGCTGAccggtttgatcgccttgcaatctaaggcagtgtttcccaaccttggcaacttgaagatatctggacttcaactcccagatttccccagccagcgaattatgggagttgaagtccagatatcttcaagttgccaaggttgggaaacactgatctaagggacTCACAAGAGTCCCTTCCTTGCTTTATCATGTTCTGCAGTGGGAAACAGAACTGAAGCAATTATTTTCTGTCTTGTGGTTTCCAGGGAGGAATGGTTGTTCGGAAAAGCACGGGGGATGCAGTCAGATCTGTTTACCAAATCCGCATGGACGAAGCTGCTGGTGCACCACCGGGTACATTTTAGAACGCAGTACTCTGTGCATCAAAGCCGTGAAATGCTCGGAGCCTTTTCATGCCTGCTTGGACCACACCAAATGCATTGTAAAAGAGCAAGTCTGTGATGGGAATCTTGATTGCCAAGATGGATCTGATGAGATGAATTGTGAGTATGAAAACCTGTATTGAAACAATCAGAGAGATGAATGCAACAGAAACAGCTCATTAATACCTGAAGGATGGATAGCTGTTGTTGAAATGGatttttgttaaatgttaaaaatcaattgttTATTTAACACAAATGCTTTTTATAAACTTCTGAATGTTGGATAGGCTGATTGCATTTACTGAAATAAGGTGCTTTCCCTAGTACTATACAAACAAATGCATATCAGCTCTCCTCGGCTCTCCATGCATAATTTAAGCAGCTTCATGTATATCCACATTAACGTTTTTGAAATCATAGTGACTTGAAATCATCATAATCATTTTGAAATCACAAgacttcttttcttgttttttttaaaaaaggtttaagTTATCTAAAATTTAGATTCTAAATAATCAGAGCGTTAATAATTTATACAATAGTTCTATAATGTAGCACCTGCCTTTTACGACAATGTAATGAAACAGTAATTTAAAAGTAAAAGCAGGAGAAGGATATTCACATTAGAAGGGTGCACTTACTACAAAACggggtttgaaaataaatggctATTTCATAAAATAGCCTGCTTTAATTCAGTGACCATTTCAAAGTAAAATCCACACCTTCTATGACTACCAGCTTGGGGAAACAACAAATGGCTGTAGTTTCCACGTAACAATAGTTACTCAGAAATTAATAGGGGATTCGCGCATCAGATTTTTAAACCTCCCATCAAATTTCCCGGTTcaagttgttttgttttgtttttgtatcaaATGTCTAAAATAGTACATTAGTCAAATCTAAACATACTGTGTGACATGTTTAAATTACATAGTCATTTTTGTTCCTCTCCCTGGAAATTGTAGCCATATAAACAAGGGATTAACATCTCTCAACATTCAGtatcatatttaaaaatgcaGTTCTCTGCAATTTTTTCAGAAAGGTAGAGTGATGCCAATATAATATGAAAAAAGGGATCAAATCAAAATCAGATCTTTTTTTTTCACCATCCTGGACCAGCACAaataattaaacattaaaataaaacagaacagaaccaaACAGAACAAGGCATAGAAATAGATTGCAGttgatggtaaaaaaaaataaatcagtgaGTCACATTGGATGgcttagaagtcaaattaattaaattaaattaaaatcaataGGTGGTCAAGGTCTGCCTAATTTTACAGACAGTATAACAAAATTTAGCTACCTTCAATCATATTAATCCAACCATAACAGTTTTACATAAAAATGATCAGAGTTTCCAGGATATTTAGTCAGGTAAGGTGTTATGAGTCTGAATCTCTATAGAAGGGACAataaaaggaatgaaggaaaataaACTTCAGTGAAAGGTGATCACATCTGAACTGGGGAAGTCAGTTTGTCAAACTAGCTGAAATGCAAGCATTGCCTATTTTTAAAGGTTATATGTATGCCACCATACACCTTTATTTATCAGACAATGAAAGTGTGATGGCTTAGCTTTTAGTTTTTTTAACTTTAGGAGCCTCCTGACCCCCGAACTAAATTTAGGCAGCTCataatctaaaaataataaaaacacaatacaGAAGGAAACAAGATGGAATTCAGTTGctcaatataaaaaatatatacattaaaaacacatcCAACAAGGGGTTCCACCACTTTAACCAAATGCCTTGGAGAAGAACCGGTGGGTCTTCAGCACTTTAGAGAACATCAAACATGGAAGGAGTCCACAGGTTTCAGGTGAGATCTTGTTCCAGAGGGACAAGTAGACACATTCCCTGGGTACCAGTAGGTGGCACTGTTTAATTGAAAGAACCCTGAACGTGCTGCCTTAGCTGGTATGTAccatctaagccagtgtttcccaaccctgtcaacttcaagatatctggacttcaactcccagaattccacagccagcatttgctggctggggaattctgggagttgaagtccagatatatttaaattgccaaggttgggaaacactggatctAAGCAACAGAATAGGACAGTTTTTCCACTAACCTGGACCTGTCCCTATGCCCTACACCTAACTTTTGAGTAGGCATTATAGgggttttggggggaggaaacccAGCTAACTCTTTCTGTTAAGAACCTTTGGCCAGCTGCAAAACATTCAACCTTGATTCTGCTGTACTCAGAAGTGATGTATGTAAATGATGTTCTCTACTGACAGGTCACTACATTGTCAATAAACCCCAGGCAATAACTCCATCCTGGACAACACAGCTGCCAACAAAACCCTTCCATGAAAAGAAAACTCTGGCACCCATCAAAATCCACACAAAGAAACCTGTCATTAAAAAGGCTCACGTGCAACCACAGACAAAACACAAGAGTACTACTGTTACTGTCTCTAAAAGtgcaacaacaactactactacgcAGATCCGTACTTCAAGAAGAAGGCAAAAACCTACACGACCTGCAGCAGGGATATGGCAACACCCCTCTCTGGTGCAGGGGGTCAAACAAAATGGCTTAGGGTCACATGCTTGTAACAGTGACACCTGCAACATGAGAGGAGACTGTACTGTGGAAAACCATAGAATAAGGTGCAGTTGCATGTTGGGATATAGTGGTGACTACTGCGAAAAAGAGAAACCAAGGTCTATGGCTGGTTCCGTTGTTTTGAGTATCATTACTGTCTTACTACTTGTTATGGGACCTGCAGGGATCTTTATCTACTTTCGGAGGCAAAGATCACGTCTAAGGTAAGCTTGGttatcctctttccttctttcaaatTAACCCATGTTCAGTGGGGAAAATAGGCAGGTGCAATACATTTCTCTGCTTCCAGATCTATCTTGGAATTAATGTCTGTTTTTCTGTATTTCCCCTTTGAAGGACTAACATTTTGGGATTAACGACAATTGGTGTTTGACGTTAGAGTGTAATTCTACTAACCGTAACTTCGtcactctctttttatttttatttatttattttatttattttgtcaaacaattataaggtggtaatttgtacaaataaaacattagataagtaatgataaaaaagtaacaaaagaagacaataggacagggatggtaggcacagtggtgcgcttatgcacgccccttacagacctcttagaaagggggagaggtcgattgtagatagtctaaggttaaaggttttggggttagaagtagaaaccacagaatcaggtagtgcattccaggcgttggttactctgttgctgaagtcgtatttttttgcagtcaattttggagcggttgatatttagtttaaatcaatttcgtgctcgtatgttgttgcagttgaaggtgaagtagtcattaacaggtaggacattttggtatatgattttatgaactacaattaagtcggaacggacacgacggagttgtaagttgtctattCTATACAATGCTTACTgtatttatattgcatttttctgcaatttaaaataaattgtacTACCTTGCTCTATTGGTCAAGTGAATCCTGCCTGATAAGATTCTTCACATGTGCTACCGATTGCATTTTTAGTCCTACTTGAGTAGATATTCATCTAGTTAGGAGTGCATTTGCTGCTAGAAAGTATGACGCTATAAATTTGGAGGTAGACCACCCAGCAAGCAGAAAGTTATACTAAGCATTATGAAGACTAAATAGGCCTGAGATTGTCTGTTGAAGCTCTTGGAATGCTATCTAATTCAAAACCCAGTCCTATCCAGTCAGTATACTTGCACttagagcatatacaccaaagacaaattccttgtgtgtccaatcacacttggccaataaagaattctactgtactgtactgtattctaccctaccctaccctattctactctattctattctattttcaggtGACTGTTGACTTATGACAATAAACGTTTAGTTTCATGTTGAATGTGACCCATGTATCTGAGGGGCCTAGGAGGCAAGGTTTTTCTGTCACGGCACCTATCCTATAGAATTCAATATAGGAGATTCAACAGACCCCAACCTTGTTAGACTTTGAAGACTTTGAAGTCCTGACTGTTCACTCAGGTCCAAGATGTTAGCTGAGTTTTtcctaggaatagaatagaataaggtggatttctagaggcaagctgttccactggttaattgtcctcactgttaagaagtttctccctaattccaggttgcttctctctttgttgagtttccaaccattatttcttgtcttgcccattggtgctttggagaataatttgaccccttattctttgtggcggcccttcaaatactggaatattgttatcatgtcaccctaattcttttttttttagattaaccaaacccaaatcctgaagttgttcttcctatgttttagtctccagatgACATGAGATT
This genomic interval carries:
- the LOC139162114 gene encoding uncharacterized protein isoform X1, with protein sequence MCIVDLGGEHGLPDPMIECAAMDGSRRRIIWRRSLIPVGLTIVDAGTWLYWADQAKGSVESIRLDGSGHRIIEGGLHGLMLFAIGDGMMFWTTATRSRAIKVWYSPQEIVENWWFQTKQKLVDIKIYSKLYQQGRNGCSEKHGGCSQICLPNPHGRSCWCTTGYILERSTLCIKAVKCSEPFHACLDHTKCIVKEQVCDGNLDCQDGSDEMNCHYIVNKPQAITPSWTTQLPTKPFHEKKTLAPIKIHTKKPVIKKAHVQPQTKHKSTTVTVSKSATTTTTTQIRTSRRRQKPTRPAAGIWQHPSLVQGVKQNGLGSHACNSDTCNMRGDCTVENHRIRCSCMLGYSGDYCEKEKPRSMAGSVVLSIITVLLLVMGPAGIFIYFRRQRSRLRASSTESDKTLAIYQKDNQSDSFVEDETCINAAYDPGQEMVTPLTTKTSTDL
- the LOC139162114 gene encoding LDL receptor repeat-containing protein egg-1-like isoform X2, which translates into the protein MLFAIGDGMMFWTTATRSRAIKVWYSPQEIVENWWFQTKQKLVDIKIYSKLYQQGRNGCSEKHGGCSQICLPNPHGRSCWCTTGYILERSTLCIKAVKCSEPFHACLDHTKCIVKEQVCDGNLDCQDGSDEMNCHYIVNKPQAITPSWTTQLPTKPFHEKKTLAPIKIHTKKPVIKKAHVQPQTKHKSTTVTVSKSATTTTTTQIRTSRRRQKPTRPAAGIWQHPSLVQGVKQNGLGSHACNSDTCNMRGDCTVENHRIRCSCMLGYSGDYCEKEKPRSMAGSVVLSIITVLLLVMGPAGIFIYFRRQRSRLRASSTESDKTLAIYQKDNQSDSFVEDETCINAAYDPGQEMVTPLTTKTSTDL